In Deltaproteobacteria bacterium, a single window of DNA contains:
- a CDS encoding 4-hydroxybutyrate CoA-transferase: MGTKLISAEAAAALVKSGDWLDYGFGLGQPDRFDRALAARTDELRGVKIRSCLTMRPRAVLEADRTGEHFLWFNWHFSGYDRTQHDAGRCNYIPMNFGEAPDYYRRFVDPIDVVCIKTTPMDAHGYFNFGGAVTYHKAMTERAKVLIVETCEAMPYVFGAQESVHVNDVDHVIDGGAGPVPEAGNPPATAIDRQVAALIAAEIEDGACLQIGIGGMPNAVCALLKEAGVRDLGIHTEMLVDGMIDLCEAGLITGARKTLNRHQIVFTFAAGSRKQYDFIHRNQAVQSFPVDYTNLPQNIMQNERVVSINNTTQIDLQGQAASESSGHRHLTGTGGQLQFVRGAYASKGGKSFICLSSTYDKRGEPQSRIVTTLTPGNVVTTPRTDVMYVVTEYGMVNLKGKSVAERATALIAIAHPDFRESLAREAREKNLIPKGFF; this comes from the coding sequence ATTGGCACCAAGCTCATCTCCGCCGAGGCCGCGGCGGCGTTGGTGAAATCCGGCGACTGGCTCGACTACGGCTTTGGACTGGGCCAACCGGATCGGTTCGACCGAGCGCTGGCGGCGCGCACGGACGAGCTGCGCGGCGTGAAGATTCGCTCGTGCCTGACAATGCGGCCGCGGGCGGTGCTCGAGGCCGATCGCACCGGCGAGCACTTCCTGTGGTTCAACTGGCACTTCTCCGGCTACGATCGCACTCAGCACGACGCCGGCCGCTGCAACTACATCCCGATGAACTTCGGCGAGGCGCCCGACTACTACCGCCGCTTCGTCGACCCCATCGACGTCGTTTGCATCAAGACTACGCCGATGGACGCGCACGGTTACTTCAACTTCGGCGGCGCGGTCACCTATCACAAGGCGATGACCGAACGCGCCAAAGTCCTCATCGTCGAGACCTGCGAGGCCATGCCCTACGTCTTCGGCGCGCAAGAGTCGGTGCACGTCAACGACGTGGACCACGTCATCGACGGCGGCGCGGGCCCGGTTCCGGAAGCCGGCAACCCGCCCGCCACCGCGATCGACCGCCAGGTCGCGGCCCTCATCGCCGCGGAAATCGAGGACGGCGCCTGCTTGCAGATCGGCATTGGCGGCATGCCCAACGCCGTTTGCGCCTTGCTGAAAGAAGCCGGCGTGCGCGACCTCGGCATTCACACGGAGATGCTGGTCGACGGCATGATCGATCTCTGCGAAGCCGGCTTGATCACCGGGGCGCGCAAGACGCTCAATCGGCATCAGATCGTGTTCACCTTCGCCGCCGGCTCGCGCAAGCAGTACGACTTCATCCACCGCAACCAAGCGGTGCAAAGCTTCCCGGTCGATTACACCAACCTGCCGCAGAACATCATGCAGAACGAGCGCGTGGTCTCGATCAACAACACCACCCAGATCGATCTGCAGGGGCAAGCGGCTTCGGAATCGTCGGGTCATCGCCATCTCACCGGCACCGGCGGGCAGCTGCAATTTGTCCGCGGCGCCTATGCTTCCAAGGGCGGCAAGTCGTTCATCTGTCTGTCGTCGACGTACGACAAGCGCGGCGAGCCGCAGAGCCGTATCGTGACCACCCTGACCCCGGGCAACGTGGTGACCACGCCGCGCACCGACGTGATGTACGTGGTGACCGAATACGGCATGGTCAACCTCAAGGGCAAGTCGGTCGCCGAGCGCGCCACGGCGTTGATCGCGATTGCGCATCCCGACTTCCGCGAGTCGCTCGCAAGGGAAGCGCGCGAGAAGAATCTGATTCCGAAGGGCTTCTTCTGA